The genomic segment ACCGTACCACTCGGGATCGAGGATCTGGTCGACGCGCTTCGAACGCTCCGCGCTCGACTCGAAGAGACTGGTGTCCTCGAGCAACGGCGCCAGCAGCAACTCGCCCGCTTTCTGGAAGCTCGGATCCGCGCCCGTTGCCTCCACCTCCTCGACAACCTTTTCCGCGAAAGCCTTTCCGAGCAGCAGGCCACCCAACGACCGGTGACGAGTATCTACCAACAGGAACTCGCGGTCTACCGGCAACTCGCTCAGCGTTTGCTTTCCTATGTCGAAGAACGAGCATCCGAGTGTTTCGAGACCCGCTGAGCTGCGCATCGGTTCGCTACTTTCGCGGCTGCAGCCCCGGCTCCGATACCGTTGTCGATATTCACGACGACCAGCCCAGGCGCGCAGGTCTGCAACATGCTGTGCAGGGCCGCAACCCCCGCGCCCCCGAACCCGTACCCGACCGGCGTGGGAAGCCCGATCACCGGTACGTCGACCAGGCCAGCGACCACACTCGGCAAGACACCGTCCATCCCGGCCGCAACGATCAAGACATCGGCATCCCACTCTTCGGCGAGTTCACGCAAGGCAGGCACGAGTCGATGCAAGCCAGCCACACCGACATCACTGATCAGTCGGACCGAGCAACCGAGTTCCTCCGCGATCAGCTGCGCCTCCTCGGCCGCCGGAAGATCCGCTGCTCCTGCAGTCAGGATCCCGACCTTTCCCCCGGTCACCCTCGGTTCGGTTCCCGGCCTGTAGAACACTGCGGTTCGTCCATCGGTGGTCGTCCGCATCCCGGCTTCTGGAAAGGCAGCACGAAGTCGGGCACACCGATCTCCATCGAGCCGGCTCACGACGACTCTGCCGCGTTGTTCGAGCAATACTGCGACAGTCGTCTCCAACTGGTGATCAGTTTTTCCCTCGGCCAACACGACCTCCGGGATACCGGTCCGAAGTTCGCGCTGTGGATCGACCCACACACCGGGATTCGAGCGCCCCGGAATCGGCTCCCCACTGAGTGCCGCACGCAACGCGGAAAAAGGATCACGCGTCGGTCGTTCCTTCATCGCTCATGCCCTTCAACACCCGCTCGATCAGCTGCTCCGGCTTCACCGAAGTAACCCCATTGCGACGCAAGAGTAACAGGAACTCAACGTTGCCTTCGGCACCAGTAATCGGGGAACGCTCCAAACCGAGTACTGCGAATCCTAAATCGAGTGCAGCAGCGATCACCTGCTCGAGTACCTCGCGATGCACTTCCGGATCGCGTACGACACCACCTTTTCCCACCTTGTGGCGTCCTGCCTCGAACTGCGGCTTCACGAGCGCGATCACGTAGCCACCAGGACGCAGCACGCGCCACGCCGTAGGAAGAACGAGCCGAAGAGAGATGAACGAGACATCGATCGTCACGAGGTCGATCGGCTCGGGCAGCCGCTCCAGGTACCGAACGTTCGTCCGCTCCATGACGACAACACGCGGATCGATCCGCAGCTTGTAGCGAAGCTGCCCATAGCCGACATCGATCGCATAGACGCGCCGCGCCCCATGCTGGAGCAACGCATCGGTAAAGCCACCGGTCGACGCCCCGAAATCCGCACAGACCCAGCCGGACACATCCAGACCGAAGGCGTGCAACGCATGCTCGAGTTTCTCGCCTCCTCGGCTCACGTATCGAGGCTCTAGCGTCAAGCGGAGTTCCGCATCGACTGGCAACAGCTCCCCCGCCTTTTCCACACGCCGATCGCCTACCCAGACTTTTCCAGCCAGGATGAGCGCTCGTGCCTGACTCCGCGAACTCACGACTCCGCGTGCGACGAGCAACTCGTCGGCCCGCATCCGTTTTCTGCTCATCGCTGGACGTGTGCCTGAGCTTGCCACCGAGACAGCCGACTGTGCTGCACGTGACAGAGCGCGATCGCAAGCGCGTCTGCCGCGTCGTCAGGTTGGGGCACCTCCGGCAGGCCGAGGAGAAGCCGCACCATCTCCTGTATCTGCCGCTTGCCTGCGCGACCGTATCCGCCGATGGCCTGCTTCACCTGCGCCGGAGTGTATTCCACCACCGGTAGACCACGCTGGCCACACAGGAGCAAGACCACACCCCGCGCCTGCCCGACAGCCAAAGCGGTCGTCACATTGCGAGCGAAAAAGAGTTGCTCCAGTGCGACGACCTGTGGGTTCCATGTTGCCATGAGCTGGTCGAGCTGTTCGTACAGTGCGACTAATCGCAACTCTGGTGGCGTGCCGGCATCCGTCCGAACCGCACCGTAGGCCAGTGCTCGCGGGGGCTCGCTCGCTGCGACGACACCATAACCGAGTAACGCTGTACCGGGATCAATGCCCATGATGCGCACGAGAAGCCAGCCCTTCACGCTCCTGCCGTTTCCGACATTTCGAACAGGAGAGCGACCGCTCTTCGTCGACAATCGCTTGAAATGATAACAAAATCGCTGTATACTCTTGAGTGGAGTGCACGTTGGATCGCCGGTTCCAAGCCACGGAAAGGATCGCGGGTGCAAGGCGAACGTGACTCGCCGG from the Thermomicrobium sp. 4228-Ro genome contains:
- the larB gene encoding nickel pincer cofactor biosynthesis protein LarB, with product MKERPTRDPFSALRAALSGEPIPGRSNPGVWVDPQRELRTGIPEVVLAEGKTDHQLETTVAVLLEQRGRVVVSRLDGDRCARLRAAFPEAGMRTTTDGRTAVFYRPGTEPRVTGGKVGILTAGAADLPAAEEAQLIAEELGCSVRLISDVGVAGLHRLVPALRELAEEWDADVLIVAAGMDGVLPSVVAGLVDVPVIGLPTPVGYGFGGAGVAALHSMLQTCAPGLVVVNIDNGIGAGAAAAKVANRCAAQRVSKHSDARSST
- the ruvC gene encoding crossover junction endodeoxyribonuclease RuvC, which gives rise to MRIMGIDPGTALLGYGVVAASEPPRALAYGAVRTDAGTPPELRLVALYEQLDQLMATWNPQVVALEQLFFARNVTTALAVGQARGVVLLLCGQRGLPVVEYTPAQVKQAIGGYGRAGKRQIQEMVRLLLGLPEVPQPDDAADALAIALCHVQHSRLSRWQAQAHVQR
- a CDS encoding TlyA family RNA methyltransferase, which produces MSRKRMRADELLVARGVVSSRSQARALILAGKVWVGDRRVEKAGELLPVDAELRLTLEPRYVSRGGEKLEHALHAFGLDVSGWVCADFGASTGGFTDALLQHGARRVYAIDVGYGQLRYKLRIDPRVVVMERTNVRYLERLPEPIDLVTIDVSFISLRLVLPTAWRVLRPGGYVIALVKPQFEAGRHKVGKGGVVRDPEVHREVLEQVIAAALDLGFAVLGLERSPITGAEGNVEFLLLLRRNGVTSVKPEQLIERVLKGMSDEGTTDA